In Bdellovibrionales bacterium, the following proteins share a genomic window:
- a CDS encoding TIR domain-containing protein yields MAKRVFFSFHYQDVIDFRANVVRQSWVTKPDREEAGYFDSSLWESSRLKGDSSLKQLINSGLDNTTVTAVLIGSDTYRRRWVRYEIFKSLERGNKLLGIHINSVQCKNKQTKVHGPNPFEYLAVKFNSQGDRVDLCEWDGNKWISYTDVAGWKLTSPQTQNANATKQLSDWYKTYCWVSNNGYQNFGTWVDS; encoded by the coding sequence ATGGCGAAGCGAGTATTTTTTAGTTTTCACTACCAAGATGTAATCGATTTTAGAGCAAATGTTGTTCGGCAGAGCTGGGTTACAAAGCCTGATCGGGAAGAGGCCGGGTACTTTGATAGCTCCCTTTGGGAGTCTTCACGCCTAAAGGGTGATTCGAGCCTCAAACAACTCATAAACAGTGGCTTAGACAATACAACTGTGACCGCTGTGCTGATCGGATCAGATACCTATCGTAGGAGATGGGTTCGGTATGAAATCTTTAAGAGTCTTGAAAGGGGCAATAAGCTGTTGGGCATACACATCAACTCAGTTCAATGTAAAAACAAACAGACAAAGGTTCACGGCCCCAATCCATTTGAATACCTTGCCGTGAAGTTTAACTCTCAGGGTGATCGTGTCGATCTATGTGAGTGGGATGGCAACAAATGGATCTCCTACACCGACGTTGCAGGCTGGAAGTTGACGAGCCCTCAAACCCAGAATGCAAATGCCACCAAACAGCTTTCAGACTGGTATAAAACTTATTGTTGGGTATCAAACAACGGCTACCAGAACTTTGGAACTTGGGTGGACAGCTAG
- a CDS encoding ISL3 family transposase, producing the protein MPQHEKISQFLLLPELKLLKFGRDRSGRKHKQVEKVSSFEICPKCATPSKTVYDRRWAKAHDAPIHGNQVWLHVLKRRFYCKTCRKPFTEPVQGIRKGKRTTERFKRGVLWACENFTDLSKVRRAYACSTWTVYQTLYERLETNLKRHINYPWPKTIGIDEHFFSRANGFREFATVLVDYNNKRVRELAHGKVKGQLIEQLKHIPGRENVKNVVLDLSDSYKSFVREFFPNSQMIADKFHVLRLLNPALNRYRKQVTGDKRTSPLRKLLLRNGKKLESYERRALYEWLNLHPQLKEIYHYKEALHGFLPNQRKQNSCQSVNSNYRSNGFKPNPRNKNLRRTLMKWRNEILNYFVNRITNARTEGFNNVAKLIQKRAYGVKSFKLYRLRYLSACA; encoded by the coding sequence ATGCCTCAGCACGAAAAAATATCACAATTTCTATTATTACCAGAATTAAAACTTTTAAAATTTGGGAGAGATCGATCTGGCCGAAAGCACAAACAGGTTGAAAAAGTATCCAGCTTTGAAATCTGTCCAAAGTGTGCGACACCTTCTAAGACTGTTTATGATCGAAGGTGGGCCAAAGCACACGATGCTCCCATCCACGGCAATCAAGTCTGGCTCCATGTTTTAAAACGCAGATTCTATTGTAAGACCTGCCGAAAGCCTTTCACCGAACCAGTTCAAGGAATCAGAAAAGGAAAAAGAACCACCGAGAGGTTTAAACGAGGTGTTCTTTGGGCCTGTGAGAACTTTACGGATCTCAGTAAGGTCAGAAGGGCCTATGCATGTTCAACGTGGACGGTCTATCAGACTCTTTATGAGAGGTTAGAGACGAACCTCAAGAGGCATATCAATTATCCGTGGCCAAAAACCATTGGCATAGATGAACACTTTTTCTCTCGAGCCAATGGGTTTAGAGAGTTTGCAACCGTACTCGTTGATTACAACAATAAGCGTGTTCGTGAACTCGCTCATGGAAAAGTAAAAGGGCAACTCATTGAACAACTTAAACATATCCCTGGTAGAGAAAATGTAAAAAACGTCGTTCTAGATTTGTCAGATAGCTATAAAAGCTTTGTTCGAGAGTTTTTTCCTAACTCCCAGATGATTGCTGATAAGTTCCATGTGCTCAGGCTTTTAAATCCAGCTCTTAATCGCTACCGAAAACAAGTCACTGGCGACAAAAGAACCAGTCCCCTTCGAAAACTCCTACTTAGAAATGGTAAAAAGCTTGAGTCCTATGAACGAAGAGCCCTTTATGAATGGCTCAATCTTCATCCCCAGCTAAAAGAAATTTATCATTACAAAGAAGCCCTCCATGGATTTTTACCGAATCAAAGGAAACAGAACAGCTGCCAAAGTGTTAATTCGAATTACAGATCAAATGGCTTTAAGCCAAATCCCCGAAATAAAAACCTCAGGCGCACCCTCATGAAATGGAGAAATGAAATCTTGAATTACTTCGTCAATCGCATTACCAATGCCAGAACAGAAGGCTTTAACAACGTCGCAAAGCTAATCCAGAAGAGGGCTTACGGCGTTAAAAGTTTTAAATTGTACAGACTCAGATACCTAAGTGCTTGTGCTTAA